The following proteins are co-located in the Sporosarcina pasteurii genome:
- the secDF gene encoding protein translocase subunit SecDF — MKIRGRIVSFLLLLVLFAGTIGTTINPILKDVKLGLDLQGGFEVLYQVKPLKDDGQEITESMVVDTAGALSKRIDVLGVSEPNIQVESNNRIRVQLAGVEDQESARALLSTQANLTFRDADDNLILDGSDLKEGKAKGDFGESGAPVVTLEMKDPNKFGEVTAEISKKLPPENVLVIWLDFEEGVDSYKEEIMKPDPAFVSAPRVTKPIHSSNVEISGSFTVEETKELAGILNAGALPVQLEEIYSTSVGAQFGEQALNKTILAGIIGIALVFIFMLVYYRLPGLIAVITLSVYIYLILLVFTKINGVLTLPGIAALMLGVGMAVDANILTYERIREELRVGKSIKSSFDAGAKSSFTAILDANITTLLAAVVLFIFGTSSVKGFAMMLMISILVSFITAVWGSRLLLGLLVKSEILDGKPGLFGISKKRIHPAYEEVDTLDLTTKFDRFDFVESRKRFFALSAILLISGAIVLGIFKLNLGIDFSSGTRVEVLSDQALSADKIEEYVDSIGYPTSDIVISGEDKNIGVIRYADEFSQDEINTLKSNLAEHYGAEPNVSTVSPTVGKELVKNAIYALAFAAIGIIIYVAFRFEWRMGLASIIGLLHDAFFMVAVFSILRLEVDITFVAAVLTIIGYSINDTIVTFDRIRENMNRRKEIKDAKELADIVNKSLRQTLTRSVNTVLTVIFVVVALMLLGAESIQNFSIALLIGLIAGTYSSIFISAQIWYNLKKREMQEKGSIKIDKEKKQWGSDEPVV; from the coding sequence ATGAAAATTAGAGGGCGTATCGTTTCGTTTTTGCTCTTGCTCGTCTTATTTGCAGGAACGATCGGTACGACAATCAATCCAATATTAAAAGATGTGAAACTTGGGCTCGACTTGCAAGGTGGTTTTGAAGTCCTTTATCAAGTTAAACCGCTGAAAGACGATGGCCAAGAAATCACTGAAAGTATGGTCGTTGACACCGCAGGAGCGTTATCCAAAAGAATCGACGTACTCGGTGTAAGTGAACCGAATATTCAAGTAGAATCGAATAACCGGATTCGTGTGCAGCTTGCTGGTGTTGAAGACCAAGAAAGTGCAAGGGCACTCCTTTCGACCCAGGCAAACTTAACGTTTCGAGATGCAGATGATAACTTAATTCTCGATGGCAGTGACTTGAAAGAAGGAAAAGCAAAAGGAGATTTTGGTGAAAGTGGTGCTCCAGTTGTTACGTTAGAAATGAAAGATCCGAATAAATTTGGTGAAGTGACTGCTGAAATATCTAAAAAGCTTCCTCCTGAAAATGTTCTTGTCATTTGGTTGGACTTTGAAGAGGGTGTCGATTCTTATAAAGAAGAAATCATGAAGCCAGATCCGGCATTTGTTTCTGCGCCGCGAGTAACAAAGCCTATCCATTCTTCAAATGTCGAAATATCCGGTAGCTTTACTGTTGAGGAAACGAAAGAGCTTGCGGGCATTTTAAACGCCGGTGCGCTACCCGTTCAACTAGAAGAAATTTACTCGACTTCTGTCGGCGCACAATTTGGAGAACAAGCATTGAATAAAACGATTCTTGCCGGGATTATCGGGATTGCTTTAGTCTTTATTTTTATGCTAGTTTATTACCGACTACCTGGTTTAATAGCGGTTATTACGTTATCTGTTTATATTTATTTAATTTTACTCGTCTTTACGAAAATCAATGGTGTATTGACGTTGCCAGGTATCGCGGCATTAATGCTCGGCGTAGGAATGGCGGTCGATGCCAATATCTTAACGTATGAACGTATCCGGGAAGAGTTACGTGTTGGGAAAAGTATAAAGTCATCTTTTGATGCGGGTGCTAAATCTTCATTCACCGCTATACTAGATGCAAATATTACAACGCTTCTTGCCGCAGTCGTACTGTTTATTTTCGGTACAAGTTCTGTAAAAGGGTTTGCAATGATGTTAATGATTAGTATTTTGGTGAGCTTTATTACAGCGGTTTGGGGCTCAAGACTATTACTCGGCTTACTTGTAAAAAGCGAAATACTAGATGGGAAACCGGGTTTATTCGGAATTTCGAAGAAGCGAATCCATCCTGCATACGAGGAAGTAGATACACTTGATTTAACTACTAAGTTTGACCGATTTGATTTCGTAGAGAGTCGAAAGAGGTTTTTTGCGTTATCAGCCATTTTGCTGATTTCGGGTGCTATCGTGTTAGGGATATTCAAATTGAATTTAGGCATTGATTTTTCGAGTGGTACACGAGTAGAAGTGCTTTCCGACCAGGCTTTATCAGCGGATAAAATAGAAGAGTATGTAGACTCAATCGGTTACCCAACTTCTGATATCGTCATTTCAGGAGAGGATAAAAATATTGGTGTCATTCGTTACGCAGATGAATTTTCGCAAGATGAAATCAATACATTAAAGTCAAATCTTGCTGAACATTACGGTGCTGAACCGAATGTTAGTACTGTATCACCAACTGTAGGGAAAGAACTTGTGAAAAATGCCATTTATGCACTTGCTTTTGCAGCGATTGGCATTATCATATACGTTGCGTTTCGTTTTGAATGGCGAATGGGACTTGCTTCGATCATTGGCTTACTGCATGATGCCTTTTTCATGGTGGCAGTTTTTAGTATTTTACGACTTGAAGTAGATATTACATTTGTAGCGGCGGTATTAACGATTATCGGTTACTCCATCAACGATACGATTGTTACATTTGACCGAATTCGTGAAAATATGAATCGCCGTAAAGAAATCAAAGATGCGAAAGAATTGGCAGACATTGTGAATAAATCACTTAGACAAACGTTAACACGTTCCGTAAACACTGTTTTAACAGTTATCTTTGTCGTCGTTGCACTCATGTTATTAGGGGCAGAGTCGATTCAAAACTTCTCGATTGCCTTGTTAATTGGTTTAATTGCCGGAACTTATTCATCTATTTTCATTTCTGCGCAAATTTGGTACAACTTGAAGAAGCGTGAGATGCAAGAAAAAGGTTCAATTAAAATTGATAAAGAGAAAAAACAATGGGGCTCTGATGAACCGGTTGTTTAA
- a CDS encoding lipopolysaccharide assembly LapA domain-containing protein, whose amino-acid sequence MKFQWTWIVGLLFAVIIAVFSVINVEAVPVNYVFGTAEWPLVLVILGSALLGAAVSGIVALFRSVAGKHQVKELLKDVNAKELLIAAQQNEIAELQKQIPRKKERVKEQL is encoded by the coding sequence ATGAAATTTCAATGGACTTGGATAGTTGGCCTTTTATTTGCTGTTATAATTGCAGTATTTTCCGTGATCAATGTTGAGGCTGTTCCTGTGAATTATGTATTTGGAACTGCAGAATGGCCGCTTGTTCTCGTTATTTTAGGTTCTGCATTACTTGGGGCGGCAGTCAGTGGCATAGTCGCCTTATTTCGTTCAGTTGCGGGTAAGCATCAAGTTAAAGAGTTATTAAAAGATGTGAATGCAAAAGAGTTATTAATTGCAGCTCAGCAAAATGAAATCGCTGAGTTACAAAAACAAATCCCTCGGAAAAAAGAACGAGTAAAAGAACAGCTTTAA
- the recJ gene encoding single-stranded-DNA-specific exonuclease RecJ, with protein MIESMKKWLIERPDEKLVDHFTEELNISTVHAKILISRGITNINEAKDFLNTDETALHDPFLFHQMDHAVNLIKNAIHQNKKIAIYGDYDCDGVTSITVLMTALERLGADVFFVIPNRFEHGYGPHKDLFQEIYEAGASMIITVDNGVSGIDEIAFAKTLGMEVIITDHHEAGKVWPAADATLHPRHPEGQYPIPDLAGVGVAFKLACALLGEVPKDLLEIVAIGTVADLVSLRGENRYFVKKGIELMRKSRRPGIQALAKVAGTAQDQLTEESIGFMIGPRLNAPGRLGDAASAVELLKTEDGFIATGLAEELDDYNKERQGIVSTITKEAEAMVQKMYGNEIPAVFVLAKEGWNPGVVGIVASRLTDKYYRPAIVLSLDDNTGMAKGSARSIEGFNMYEELSKNADLLTHFGGHPVAAGLSLEMDHVALLRERLIEQAEATMTQEQFIPKLAIDLPLSLDEIDVNTLQSLDLLRPFGMDFEKPTYLIENISAASIRKIGAARNHLKVELTDGTEKLDAIGFGLGELADHISPGIQFSIVGDLQINEWNGNKKPQLLVEDIHSNEWQLFDLRGIREVSRWIHTVPTTKSTFFAFQERTIKQLRSAMNGHTIQLYGEHHLPTKESLILLDLPNDSTQLKEVVKESEPSRIYAHFYVPESTYFDAIPGREQFGWYYSFLKSRGSFDLKTNGEKLAQHKGWKNDIVFFMSEVFSDLGFVKIEDGVITMMETNEKRDLTEAPTYKARKRKMELEKKLLYAPYNELKRWFDDIRCGTIDREEQ; from the coding sequence TTGATAGAATCAATGAAGAAATGGTTGATTGAGAGACCTGATGAAAAATTAGTAGATCATTTTACAGAAGAACTAAATATTTCTACTGTCCATGCTAAAATATTAATTTCAAGAGGAATCACGAATATAAATGAGGCAAAAGACTTTTTAAACACGGATGAAACTGCTTTACATGACCCTTTTTTATTCCATCAAATGGACCATGCAGTGAATCTGATTAAAAATGCGATACACCAGAATAAAAAAATTGCTATTTATGGCGACTATGATTGTGATGGTGTCACTAGTATTACCGTTTTAATGACCGCTTTAGAGCGTCTTGGTGCCGATGTCTTTTTCGTCATTCCGAATCGATTTGAACACGGATATGGTCCACATAAAGATTTATTTCAAGAAATTTATGAAGCAGGCGCATCGATGATTATTACGGTAGATAACGGTGTGTCCGGAATTGATGAAATTGCTTTTGCGAAGACACTTGGAATGGAAGTTATTATAACGGACCATCATGAAGCTGGAAAAGTTTGGCCAGCAGCGGACGCGACCCTTCATCCACGACATCCTGAAGGGCAATATCCTATCCCGGATTTGGCAGGGGTAGGGGTGGCATTTAAACTAGCTTGCGCATTGTTAGGAGAGGTGCCAAAAGATTTATTGGAAATCGTTGCAATTGGAACAGTTGCTGATTTAGTATCTCTGCGCGGAGAAAATCGTTATTTCGTTAAAAAAGGAATTGAATTGATGCGAAAATCACGGCGACCTGGCATACAAGCATTGGCCAAAGTTGCAGGAACCGCACAAGACCAATTAACAGAAGAATCTATAGGGTTTATGATAGGACCGCGTTTGAACGCACCAGGACGACTCGGAGACGCTGCATCTGCAGTGGAATTATTGAAAACAGAAGATGGCTTTATCGCAACAGGTCTTGCAGAAGAACTTGATGATTATAACAAAGAACGTCAAGGGATTGTTTCTACGATTACTAAAGAAGCGGAAGCAATGGTTCAAAAAATGTATGGCAACGAAATTCCAGCTGTATTTGTTCTTGCAAAAGAAGGATGGAATCCAGGTGTTGTAGGGATAGTTGCTTCTAGACTGACGGATAAATATTATCGTCCTGCTATTGTTCTTTCATTAGATGATAATACTGGCATGGCAAAAGGCTCTGCTAGAAGTATTGAAGGATTTAATATGTATGAGGAACTTTCGAAAAATGCTGATCTATTAACGCATTTTGGTGGACATCCAGTAGCAGCAGGTTTGTCGCTGGAAATGGATCATGTCGCTCTATTACGCGAACGTTTAATTGAACAAGCTGAAGCTACTATGACGCAAGAACAGTTCATCCCAAAATTGGCGATCGATTTGCCACTCTCATTAGATGAAATCGATGTCAATACTTTACAATCACTTGATTTACTACGACCATTCGGGATGGATTTTGAAAAGCCGACTTATTTAATTGAAAACATCTCTGCTGCTTCGATACGAAAAATTGGCGCTGCACGCAATCACTTAAAGGTAGAGTTGACGGATGGTACAGAAAAACTTGATGCAATTGGTTTTGGGTTAGGGGAGCTTGCGGATCATATAAGTCCAGGCATTCAATTTTCAATCGTTGGGGATCTTCAAATAAATGAATGGAATGGCAATAAAAAGCCACAATTATTAGTAGAGGACATTCATTCAAATGAGTGGCAGTTATTTGATTTGCGCGGGATTCGAGAAGTCTCTCGTTGGATACATACTGTGCCTACAACGAAATCAACATTTTTTGCATTCCAAGAAAGAACGATAAAACAATTACGCTCTGCAATGAATGGACATACAATTCAATTATACGGCGAACATCATCTACCAACAAAAGAGTCGCTTATCTTACTTGATTTGCCGAATGATTCAACACAATTAAAAGAAGTAGTGAAAGAAAGTGAGCCTAGCCGAATTTACGCTCATTTCTACGTACCTGAATCGACTTATTTTGACGCAATTCCTGGACGTGAACAGTTTGGTTGGTACTATAGCTTCCTTAAAAGTCGAGGCAGTTTCGATTTGAAAACAAACGGTGAAAAGCTAGCACAACATAAAGGTTGGAAAAATGATATCGTTTTTTTCATGTCAGAGGTGTTTTCTGATTTAGGATTTGTTAAGATTGAAGATGGTGTCATTACGATGATGGAAACGAATGAAAAAAGAGATTTAACTGAAGCGCCTACGTACAAAGCACGTAAGCGTAAAATGGAACTAGAGAAGAAATTACTGTATGCACCATATAATGAATTGAAGCGATGGTTTGACGACATACGTTGTGGAACGATCGATAGGGAGGAACAATAA
- a CDS encoding adenine phosphoribosyltransferase, translating into MNLKDYVTVVPDYPKEGITFKDITTIMDNGKAYKHATDEIVKYAKELDTDIIVGPEARGFIIGCPVAYALEIGFAPVRKPGKLPRETVSVDYDLEYGQDTLTIHKDAIKPGQRVLIVDDLLATGGTIGATIALVEKLGGIVVGCAFIIELSYLNGRDKLKGYDMRALITY; encoded by the coding sequence ATGAATTTAAAAGACTATGTAACGGTTGTGCCGGATTATCCAAAGGAAGGCATTACCTTTAAAGATATTACAACGATTATGGATAATGGAAAAGCCTATAAACATGCAACGGATGAAATTGTAAAGTACGCGAAAGAATTAGATACCGATATTATTGTTGGACCTGAAGCGAGAGGTTTTATTATCGGATGTCCAGTAGCATATGCGTTAGAGATTGGGTTTGCACCTGTCCGTAAACCGGGAAAACTCCCACGTGAAACGGTTAGTGTTGATTACGACCTAGAATATGGTCAAGATACGCTGACGATTCATAAAGATGCGATTAAGCCAGGTCAAAGGGTTCTAATCGTAGATGATTTATTGGCGACAGGCGGTACGATTGGTGCTACTATCGCGCTCGTTGAAAAACTTGGCGGTATTGTTGTTGGTTGTGCATTTATCATCGAGCTATCTTATTTAAATGGACGAGACAAGCTAAAAGGCTACGATATGCGCGCGCTCATTACGTACTAA